One window of the Litorilinea aerophila genome contains the following:
- a CDS encoding mannonate dehydratase — MYIQDTMRWTDLDDDRLRFYRALSVDMIQLDIRSGVSTVDSPLGQALRAGRDCTADFEQARERVEAHGMQLNAVVMSCWPEITLGRPDMDEKIEAWCRMLESLGRAGIPHLGWNFKPMGNFRTTSEIGRGGVQYSTFDYDEFMRNRPPQHTPPVSEEEMWARMEKFLRAVIPVAERAGVRMALHPDDPPVPEPLGGVAQICSTLEQFRRIFDLVPSPSHAMIFCQGCMTELLGTGVYDAIVEMASQGKIAWVHFRNVRGRLPHFAEVFIDEGDIDMRRAMELYRDHGFNGPYMLDHTPRFPQADSEQVGRAYANGYIRCLIQTVYGR; from the coding sequence ATGTACATCCAGGACACCATGCGTTGGACCGATTTGGACGATGACCGGCTCCGTTTCTATCGGGCCCTCAGCGTGGACATGATCCAGCTGGACATCCGCAGCGGCGTAAGCACCGTGGACTCGCCGTTGGGCCAGGCCTTGCGTGCGGGCCGGGACTGCACGGCCGATTTCGAGCAGGCCCGGGAGCGGGTCGAGGCCCACGGTATGCAGCTCAACGCGGTGGTGATGTCCTGCTGGCCGGAGATCACCCTGGGCAGGCCAGACATGGACGAGAAGATCGAGGCCTGGTGCCGGATGTTGGAGTCCCTGGGGCGGGCCGGGATCCCCCACCTGGGCTGGAACTTCAAGCCCATGGGCAACTTCCGTACCACGTCTGAAATCGGGCGGGGCGGGGTGCAGTACAGCACCTTCGACTACGACGAATTCATGCGGAACCGCCCGCCGCAACACACGCCGCCGGTCTCCGAGGAGGAGATGTGGGCACGGATGGAGAAGTTCTTGCGGGCGGTGATTCCCGTGGCAGAGCGGGCCGGGGTGCGCATGGCCCTCCACCCGGACGACCCGCCGGTGCCGGAGCCGCTAGGTGGCGTGGCCCAGATCTGTTCCACCCTGGAGCAGTTTCGCCGCATCTTCGACCTGGTGCCCAGCCCCAGCCACGCCATGATCTTCTGCCAGGGCTGCATGACCGAGCTGCTGGGTACCGGCGTCTACGACGCCATCGTGGAAATGGCCTCCCAGGGGAAGATCGCGTGGGTTCACTTCCGTAACGTGCGGGGACGCCTGCCCCACTTCGCCGAGGTCTTCATCGACGAAGGGGATATCGACATGCGCCGGGCCATGGAACTATACCGGGACCACGGCTTCAACGGCCCCTACATGCTGGACCACACGCCCCGTTTTCCCCAGGCTGACTCGGAGCAGGTGGGCCGGGCCTACGCCAACGGTTACATCCGCTGCCTGATCCAGACGGTCTATGGCCGTTGA
- a CDS encoding MBL fold metallo-hydrolase, with the protein MDITWYGLSCFRIREGGVTVVCDPYDKSVGIQMPKIRADIVTVSHDRPGHNGVDRITGEPKILRGPGEYEIKNVFITGATTYHRARSNGDRERNVIYFFEFDNFIVGHLGDLGEVPAQSEIEELNLGEVDVLMVPVGGGTTLDAARAVEVVGMFEPKLVIPMHYAHPQLQVEWLSKLDPVEKFLKELGISAPEPQETLKLTKSSLPDETQVALLVPAV; encoded by the coding sequence ATGGACATTACCTGGTATGGGCTATCCTGTTTTCGTATCCGGGAGGGCGGCGTTACCGTCGTCTGCGATCCCTACGATAAATCGGTGGGCATTCAGATGCCCAAGATCCGTGCCGACATCGTCACCGTCAGCCACGACCGCCCTGGCCACAACGGCGTGGACCGTATCACCGGTGAGCCCAAAATTTTGCGTGGGCCAGGCGAATACGAAATCAAAAATGTCTTCATCACCGGTGCCACCACCTACCACCGCGCCCGCTCCAACGGAGACCGGGAACGGAACGTGATCTATTTCTTTGAATTCGACAATTTCATTGTAGGCCACCTGGGCGACCTGGGCGAAGTGCCCGCCCAGTCGGAGATCGAGGAGCTGAACCTGGGTGAGGTGGACGTGCTGATGGTGCCCGTGGGCGGAGGCACGACCCTGGACGCGGCCCGGGCTGTGGAGGTGGTGGGGATGTTCGAGCCCAAGCTCGTGATCCCCATGCACTATGCCCATCCCCAACTCCAGGTGGAGTGGCTGAGCAAGCTCGACCCGGTGGAAAAGTTCCTCAAGGAGCTGGGCATCTCGGCGCCGGAGCCCCAGGAGACCCTCAAACTCACCAAGAGCTCCCTGCCGGACGAAACCCAGGTGGCCCTGCTGGTGCCCGCCGTGTAA
- a CDS encoding PH domain-containing protein has protein sequence MERDEIRKIVTAQFYQSLAESGVQIDAIPTTQLQAIVNALADSIFAAFDALEEEDSAAGARPRNAAPPAIDEPPEEVLWQGRPYLTIGVRYELTTQRIRIIRGILGKNIEEIELVRVRDTKVKQHLGERALNVGDITIYSTDPTTPELVLHNVKNPVEVRELIRKAALEEKNRRGLHYREEM, from the coding sequence ATGGAACGCGATGAAATTCGGAAAATTGTCACCGCCCAATTCTACCAATCGTTGGCGGAAAGTGGTGTCCAGATCGACGCCATCCCCACGACCCAGCTCCAGGCCATTGTCAACGCCCTGGCCGACAGCATCTTCGCTGCCTTCGACGCCCTGGAAGAAGAAGACAGCGCCGCGGGCGCCCGCCCCCGCAACGCCGCGCCCCCTGCCATAGATGAACCGCCGGAAGAGGTCCTCTGGCAGGGCCGACCCTACCTGACCATCGGCGTTCGCTACGAGCTGACCACCCAGCGCATCCGCATCATCCGGGGCATTTTGGGCAAGAACATCGAAGAGATCGAACTGGTGCGGGTGCGGGATACCAAGGTCAAGCAGCACCTGGGTGAGCGCGCCCTGAACGTGGGGGACATCACTATTTATAGCACCGATCCCACCACGCCCGAGCTTGTGCTCCACAACGTCAAAAATCCGGTGGAGGTGCGGGAGTTGATCCGCAAAGCCGCCCTGGAGGAGAAGAACCGCCGGGGACTTCACTATCGCGAGGAGATGTAA
- a CDS encoding inositol monophosphatase family protein, with protein sequence MSLEAEMETPPIEAVIAVARQAGQLVWRMQRQGLQQIREKSSAIDLVTEADVASENLIRQALQDLAPHIGFWGEESNHRPDDEYFWIVDPIDGTINFANQVPFCAVNIALNRGETTLLGVTLELPAQRVFWAVRGQGAFVREPSGVERPLAVNRRTELAQALLTTGFPYHRATHADNNSAEFTYFLTRAQAVRCMGAAALDLAYVAAGAFAGYWEGWLNPWDAAPGVLMVREAGGRVTDYNGAEWTLSSSSLIASNGQPSLHEALLRGIQSARAGLPSTLLPDAATA encoded by the coding sequence ATGAGTCTGGAAGCAGAAATGGAAACGCCGCCTATTGAAGCCGTCATCGCTGTGGCCCGGCAGGCCGGCCAGCTGGTCTGGCGCATGCAGCGCCAGGGGCTCCAACAGATCCGAGAGAAATCCAGCGCCATCGATCTGGTCACCGAGGCCGACGTGGCCAGCGAGAACCTCATCCGCCAGGCCCTTCAGGACCTGGCCCCCCACATCGGTTTTTGGGGCGAGGAGAGCAATCACCGGCCGGATGATGAGTATTTTTGGATTGTGGATCCCATCGATGGGACCATCAATTTTGCCAACCAGGTGCCTTTTTGCGCCGTGAACATCGCCCTCAACCGGGGCGAGACCACCCTGCTGGGGGTCACCCTGGAGCTGCCTGCCCAGCGGGTCTTTTGGGCCGTCCGGGGACAGGGCGCCTTCGTGCGGGAGCCCTCCGGCGTGGAACGACCCCTGGCTGTCAACCGGCGCACGGAGCTGGCCCAGGCTCTCCTCACCACCGGCTTCCCCTATCACCGGGCCACCCATGCCGATAACAACAGTGCGGAATTCACCTACTTTTTGACCCGAGCCCAGGCGGTGCGTTGTATGGGCGCAGCGGCCCTGGATCTGGCCTACGTGGCGGCTGGTGCCTTTGCCGGCTACTGGGAAGGCTGGCTCAACCCGTGGGATGCCGCGCCGGGCGTGCTCATGGTGCGCGAGGCCGGGGGACGGGTGACCGACTACAACGGCGCCGAATGGACCCTCTCCAGCTCCAGCCTGATCGCCAGCAACGGCCAGCCCTCCCTCCACGAAGCCCTGCTCCGGGGCATCCAGTCGGCCCGGGCCGGCCTCCCCAGCACCCTCCTACCGGACGCGGCGACCGCTTGA
- a CDS encoding S8 family peptidase produces the protein MPGKLPGRHQLPGGQRRFHPYGWRAALLLLVGVWLLGMLWVSSPRLLAAASREGEQEEATLLLQFRAETSAEERAQTIAQLGGEMIQWLPQIQVAAVRLLAPRPDAILQAQQVDNIRFTELDLPITGTLLPNDPALSSPEQGYAFVRIHALEGWEITTGSPEVVIAMLDTGLNLQHPEFAGRIVPGYDFVNDDPDPTDDHGHGTHAAGLIAAAIDNGIGLAGVCPNCRLMPIKVLNGQNSGTWFNVARGILFAVDHGARVINLSLGSSVPSQTVAEAVRYAEERGVLVVAAAGNADSDAPFYPAALDPVIGVSATMENDQTWSLSNQGSYVDVAAPGHIIYSTYHDLNNRFGGYTFMSGTSMATPLVAGLAGLLLSQDPQRQPADLRFLITASADDLGEPGWDPIYGYGRINVARALSLTTSQPAGTLIPTVQLYLPLVVQN, from the coding sequence TTGCCGGGGAAATTACCAGGCCGTCATCAACTGCCCGGCGGCCAGAGACGATTCCACCCATATGGCTGGCGTGCGGCCCTGCTCCTGCTGGTGGGCGTGTGGCTGTTGGGCATGCTCTGGGTGAGCTCACCCCGGCTTTTGGCTGCAGCTTCAAGGGAGGGCGAACAGGAGGAAGCGACGCTCTTGCTTCAATTTCGGGCCGAGACGTCGGCCGAAGAGCGGGCCCAGACCATCGCCCAGTTGGGTGGGGAGATGATCCAGTGGCTGCCCCAGATCCAGGTAGCTGCAGTTCGCCTCCTGGCTCCCCGGCCAGATGCCATCCTCCAGGCCCAGCAGGTGGACAACATCCGTTTCACCGAGCTGGATCTGCCCATCACCGGCACCCTCCTGCCCAATGACCCGGCCCTGTCCAGCCCCGAACAGGGGTACGCCTTTGTCCGCATCCACGCTCTGGAGGGGTGGGAGATCACCACGGGCAGCCCCGAGGTGGTGATCGCCATGCTGGATACCGGGCTCAACCTGCAGCACCCCGAATTCGCCGGCCGCATCGTGCCCGGCTACGACTTCGTGAACGACGATCCCGATCCCACCGATGACCATGGACACGGCACCCATGCCGCCGGCCTGATCGCTGCCGCCATCGACAACGGCATCGGCCTGGCCGGGGTCTGTCCCAATTGCCGGCTCATGCCCATCAAGGTGTTGAACGGACAGAACAGCGGCACCTGGTTTAACGTGGCCCGGGGCATCTTGTTCGCCGTCGACCATGGCGCCCGGGTAATTAACCTGAGCCTGGGTTCCAGTGTCCCTTCGCAGACGGTGGCGGAAGCGGTACGATATGCGGAAGAGCGGGGTGTGTTGGTGGTGGCGGCTGCGGGCAACGCCGACAGCGATGCCCCCTTTTACCCGGCCGCCCTGGATCCAGTGATAGGCGTCAGCGCCACCATGGAGAACGATCAAACCTGGTCACTGAGCAACCAGGGCTCCTATGTGGATGTGGCCGCTCCCGGCCACATCATCTACAGCACCTATCACGATCTGAACAATCGCTTTGGCGGCTATACGTTTATGAGCGGGACCAGCATGGCCACCCCCCTGGTGGCAGGCCTGGCCGGCCTTCTGCTCAGCCAGGACCCCCAGCGCCAGCCCGCGGATCTGCGCTTCCTGATCACCGCCAGCGCCGACGACCTGGGCGAACCGGGCTGGGACCCCATCTACGGCTATGGACGCATCAACGTGGCCCGGGCCCTCTCCCTGACCACTTCCCAGCCCGCCGGAACACTGATACCCACGGTTCAGCTCTACCTGCCCCTGGTGGTTCAAAACTAA
- a CDS encoding PAC2 family protein, producing MSELVELWERPKARRIYMIAGWHQWADAGAVSSGLPAYLIDHLDARQIGRLKPDGFYLFQIPGTHHLLRPEVHFQEGYSKQIEPRRNDFYYAGTEEQGLVIFLGEEPHMNVDDYADALFHAARELQVRRMAIVGGVYGAMPYDKDREISCTYSLPSMKAELEAYAVRFSNYHGGATIGSYLVDRAEQYQLEVFVFNAFVPVYDFGQSASLPIQGVRIENDYRAWYELMRRFNHMFGLGIDLSDLDRRSEELTASIEAKVEELDRTMPQLNVRAYLQKVASEFTERPFMPLDDVWEEGLSDLFEDLED from the coding sequence ATGAGCGAGCTTGTCGAACTTTGGGAACGACCCAAGGCCCGTCGGATCTACATGATCGCGGGCTGGCATCAGTGGGCCGACGCCGGTGCCGTTTCCTCTGGACTGCCGGCCTACCTGATCGACCACCTGGATGCGCGCCAGATCGGGCGGCTGAAGCCCGATGGTTTTTACCTGTTTCAGATTCCGGGCACCCACCACCTGCTGCGCCCGGAAGTCCACTTCCAGGAGGGATACAGCAAGCAGATCGAGCCCCGGCGCAACGACTTCTACTACGCAGGCACAGAAGAACAGGGCCTGGTCATCTTCCTGGGCGAGGAACCCCACATGAACGTGGATGACTATGCCGACGCCCTCTTCCACGCCGCGCGCGAATTGCAGGTCCGGCGCATGGCCATCGTGGGCGGCGTCTATGGCGCCATGCCCTACGACAAGGACCGGGAAATTTCGTGCACCTACAGCCTGCCATCCATGAAAGCGGAGCTGGAAGCCTATGCGGTGCGCTTCTCCAACTACCACGGCGGCGCCACCATCGGCTCCTACCTGGTGGACCGGGCCGAGCAGTATCAGCTGGAAGTGTTCGTCTTCAACGCCTTTGTGCCCGTCTACGATTTCGGCCAGAGTGCATCGCTCCCCATCCAGGGCGTGCGCATCGAAAACGACTACCGGGCCTGGTATGAACTGATGCGGCGCTTCAACCACATGTTTGGGTTGGGCATCGATCTGTCCGATCTGGACCGCCGCAGCGAAGAGCTGACGGCTTCCATCGAGGCAAAGGTGGAGGAGCTGGACCGGACCATGCCCCAACTGAACGTGCGGGCCTACCTCCAGAAGGTGGCCAGCGAATTCACCGAGCGCCCCTTCATGCCCCTGGACGACGTCTGGGAAGAAGGGTTGAGCGATCTGTTTGAAGATCTTGAAGACTGA